The genomic region TTCTTCAAGGCACGGCCCCTCATCCATAAGAGTCCCATCTTTAGCCTGCTGCAAAGGATGCCCAAAGGTAAGACAAGTAATACAGTCCCACTGCCCTAGTGCAGCTGAGGAGCACCTTGGCTCACCTTATAAATATGTTTTCCATCAATTTAACTGCATTTAGTACATTCTCGATACTGGGTCACAGGGGCAGCTCTCCACATCCACAGCTCATCCCTGGTGAGTGTTGATTGGCTGGTGAAGAACATCACATACAGGCCCCATTGTTACATCTGCTTCACATGGGGCAGGTCTGTACGGTTTGTCTTCTCTAGTCGCCGGCCCTTCCCTACCTGGGACTGCCTCTACTGGCAACTGTTGAAGACCTTGAGAGCCAACATGGTGGATCCTACAGGCTTTGACTACAGGTATTCCACTATATCATTAGAGCCAAGCAATTCAAATAGGCGTCTTTGAATTAACACATGTAGTAGCAAAAAGATGGGTAGTTTATTGTCTTTTTGGATGTTTTTTCCAGCTTGATGCAGAACCTCACTCTGTTCACTGAGGATCCAGACACTACCTACCCGAGCCAGGATGCAGTGTGGGAGAGGTTTGAGATGGCATTCGTGGCCATAGCTGGGCTGGTCACCTACGCTCCTGTGTTTAAAGACTTTCTCTACAAGGGCTTAGAACAGCTGTTTCATGACAACATCATGTACCTGGAACTAAGAACTGGACTATCAAGTGTTAGTACTGTGGGCCTTAATCGAAAGTATATTGGGCAATGTAGTGAGCTGGAATTACATGTTACCTAGGCTATAGTAGATACATAGATTTTTTTCTCCCCCCAAGGGTTTTTGGTGATGTGTTTTGCCTGTTTTTATTCTGCACATCCTGCAGACATATGAGCTGGATGGAAGCATCCATGATAAAGCCTGGTCCTTGAGGACTTATCAGGAAGTCACACAACAGTTTGTGGCTGAACACCCTAGCTTTCTGGGAGCTCGACTCATCATTTCCGTCCATAGGTACAGTACAGACAACTATTTATAAATCATTTCGGACACTATCTGTGCTTGATTGTGCTTGCCTGTTGCAATGGAAACAATAGAATGATTGGCACTGCCCTTGTGTGCACCTTAGGCTTCTAAGTGTGTCTGATGTTAAAGCAGCTGTAAAAGAGGCCATTCAGATGCAGAAGGATTTCCCAGAGTTTGTTGCAGGATTCGACCTGGTGAGAATTCTCTTGAGGGGTAGAACCAATCATTATGCCCACTCATTActgaaaataaatacacaaaCAATTTCATGACTTAACACATTGACATAATTATTTATTACATTGCATCTATTCGACACACATTGCAAAATAAACTGTTCTTTTGTGGTTTTAGGTTGGCAGGGAGGACAGGGGAAGACCTCTCTGGTTCTTCAGGGAGGCCTTATCTCTACCTGCAGAGCTTGGAGTCACGCTGCCATACTTCTTTCATGCAGGAGAGACTGGTAAGCATAGGATGATTGATTTAAAACAATTGTGTAATTAACAAAAACAAATCCACGGTATATACATGTACACATTATTGTGATGCACTTATagtataacgtgtgtgtgtgtgtacgcattcATACTTGCGCAGACCACGAGGGCACTGAAGTGGATGAAAACATTCTGGATGCCCTACTGTTCAACACCACACGTATTGGGCATGGGTATGCCTTGGCACACCACCCACTGGCAAAGGAGCTCTCCAGGAATGGAAACGTGGCCGTGGAAGTATGCCCCATCTCAAACCAGGTAAATGCCATATTGTCAGTACTCATCATAGTACAACTcattggttaaataaaaaagcAGCACTGTAGGGTATTTCAGTTGGATGACAATAAAGTTAATCTTAACTGTAACTCTAGATATCTCTGTGTCAGTTGTCAATAGTCCATTGAGTTAAATCAGTGTTGCCGTCCCTGAATCCCTGTGTGTCTATGACCAGGTGCTGAAGCTGGTGTCCGACCTAAGGAACCACCCTGCAGCTGTGCTGATGTCTGAGGGCCACCCCATGGTGGTCAGCTCTGATGACCCGTCCCTGTTTGGGACCACTGGGCTTTCCTATGACTTCTATGAGGTGTATGTGGGCATCGGTGGCTTGAGGGCTAACCTGGGCACTCTCAAGGAGCTGGCCATCAACTCCATAAGGTGAGGTCAAGAGTTGTTTCGAGAATTTAAATGTAATAGTATTTCATGTACCTTTCATGTATCTTTATGGTATTACCTCTGTTTGCTCTGGATAATAAGTGTTTCATCTCTCATGACCGTTAACATAGCTAGCTTGCGTATGGGTGATTGGGTTCAGAGATTACCAACTGCTTAATTTGTAGTCATGAAAAGTATGTTTGACAAAGTTGTAGTTATATGTCCTAGTAACCACGACTCTACCATAGATATAGCTCACTGCCATCACAGttgaaggagagagggctggcCATGTGGCAGAGGACGTGGGATAAATTCATCTCTGAGAACTCATACAGTAATCCCTGAGCAGTCGAGGACGGGACTTCTTCAAAGCCACAATGTCAACTCAGCTCTATATGATGTCAATGCAGACATATATTCTATGACCCTCTGGTGAAAATCTACAGTGAATCAATAACAAACCACAAATGAGTGGAAAATACAGGAATCGTGTTTATTCTTTGTTTGCATTTACATTCAGGACCAAGGAGAACACAGCTCAATAGCATTTCACATTATGTGAGGAATGTCCCCATGAAGCTATGTACAACCAACAGCTCATTAAGATTACACAGTCATCTCACTGCTGACCACTGCTGAccaccagcttttcaaagcatgatgataatgatgtgtTCATAACAAAGTGGGAAGGTGGTAATTACCAGTTGATAATAACTCCTATAGGCCCGCTGTATTGTCTCTGGTACAGTAGGCCTAACTATCTCAGTGTATCAGAAGTCTTTAATCAGATTCTGTATGTTCCAGTGCTGCCCACTACACTCCTGAATGATGAGCTGGTAGTAGGTGTCCTCCCCTGGGGCAATCTCCAGacatctctttgtctgtctgttctgGATGGCTTTTCCCTGTAAAATACAACAAACATTCTACTGTACAACATCCCACAATAAAAAACACTCAAATGTAAATTACGGTTCTTTTAGCCATGGTTTTGGGCATGTTGCCTTTGAAATTCACTGTGTTTCAAATGCTTATTAGTATACATTTTCCTATTTACAGAGTGTTGTAATACTCACCTGTTGGAAGTCCCAGAGCATGTGGAATCCCTTCTGCTTGGCCACCTTGCACTCATACAGTCCTGGGGTTCGAGTGCCAGTGTCCACCAGACAGCGATTACTGTCGTACTTATGAGACCTAATGCCTCCAATGTAGATCTCCCTACTGGCTCGATAATAACAGTTCTGGACAGTGAGGATAGATATTTAGGCTTTTCTGAGTCTGTGGTATTGACAGTACTTTGCATTGTGGTATGGGTTGATTCCCAAGTCTGCCATGGGATGAACCATATTATACATGTagttaaatacaaaaatacaaagcAATGACTGTACAAACCTGAGGACCATAATAATGGCATCCATATAAAATAGGTGTGTTCCCTGGAAATGGGCCTTGATCTATACAGAGATCCATCTTCTGGTCATTGACCAGCTGTTGATTTtatagacagagataaacagttaTAAAAGTGCAGATTATCATCCTGGTAcagtgtatatacatacagtatagataatgaatgtgttatgtaaaGTATGAATGTATTTACAAATAAAAAGTGGGTAGTGTCTTGGTCGCGTAGTTGGATTAATAGTATATAATAGAACAGCAGagtggactgtgtgtctgtgcgaAGAACAATGATACATGTTTCAGCATCACTCACAGCTCCATAACCAAGCAAGTCACCCAGGGGGTCTAACATGGGATACACGTTATCCAGATACCACTGGAAGGGTTTGCAGTTCAGACTCTTTCTCAACTTCTTCCTCTCTGAAACATCTCCAATGTCTATGCCGTGATCCTGTGGTGAGAAAGAGGAAGATTTCTAAATCCGAAACACAGGCCATGTGAGCAATCCACCTATTTTCCAGCTACTTTTTTTACCCTGGTGATATTTACATAGATCATACTTCAATATCCTTATTGTGGCATTGAATAATGTAAACTTTTCACACAAAGTGCTAATTCTGACTGTCTAGTCTTCTTTCAAGCTGCAATAACAGTGACGATTGTTATTCTatattttggaaccctttttcttaGAGTGTACCTTCAGTGGGATATTCCAGGCAATGTTGACATTATGTTTGTAGTCATCCATCCagacctcagccactctcagagcATTCCTCTTCATTGTAATGCTCAGGTCAGGGAGATAGGGTTTATGGGCCCTCTCGATGTGGGCTATTTTAGAACAAGGTATGACCTCGACACTTCCACCACATAGCCACACCTCGACACATCAAACACCAAGAGAGAAGGAAGAGTTTGGACTGAAAGTGTCTGGATGTTGGACGTAGATTGGTTTGTTCAAAATTAATGACTCAAGAACAAAAAGTAATTCTGCAAACACAAGTCTGCTTTGATTTCAAACATTCATTTAGAAACTGCAGCAGATGGGCTTACCCGGATACCCAGTTCAACATTTTCCCCTCCATAGATCTTCATACCACCATCCAGAGCACCAATTTCCCCAAAGAACAGGCGATCAACCACTAGTATGCCCATAATGGAGGGGCTCCtgacaaacatacagtacaaatCATGGTCATTTCCACATTGGGAGAAGTAACATTCATTTAATGAATATATAACGCAAATGAATAATCCAGGTGTAAATATTAGGTATGATTTTCATCCCAATGCTGTGCTTTCCTTATCGTCTATTCAAACAGATTTGTGAAACTGGACTATCATCCTATGATGAAATCACAACCAACTCACTTTCCTGGCTGTGACTCGTCTTTCAAGGCATACCACTCAGGTTTGAAGGGCTCGTACATACACCACAGGGCCCAGTCAAAGGTGTCTGCAGCAGGCCCATAACGTGTGACTGTCAAGTCATCGAAATGGACGTTGTCAAACACCGGTGTCAACACCAACGTGCGGTCCTCCTTTATCCGAGCTAACAGAGGCTCCGCCCTgttcacacaaacacagagtcaAAACACCATTTTGAGGGGGGGATTCAAAACGTCTCACTGAGATATTTCATTTAGACTACCATTCCACATGGACCTCTATGTGGGCGTCCAAGATGGCCACCACATCTCCTGTAGCTTCCCTCCACCCTGAGAGGCGGGCCTGTGTGAGACCGAGCTGCTCTTTGTGTCTCACTCTCTTCACCAGGCCTGGACGCTCTTCATGGATGAAGCTGATGTAGGCATCCAACTTCTCCTTTAGATCCTCTGTGAAAGCACACAATTGCAGATCAGTGATACACAACAAAAGTTGAAAGCCACACCTACGTTCAATCTATATGTTACCAAATAtaccttgacatgtttctaagagGTGAGAAGAGACCAATTAGGCAAACCATTGGAGCTGTGGTCATCCACCAGTATAATGTCTTTGAGCAGGCGTTGGGGGGTCTTGTCTATGATGCTGCGGACAGCTCTCTTGATGATTGACAGGGCCTCGTCCAAGTAGATCAATACCACGCTGATGGTGGGCAGGTCATGGGGATACTGGTGCTTAGCACACCTAACAGGCACAACAAACACATTTGGTCCACCTCATATCATTCATTCACTTCACCAAAGCTGCTGCTTCACTCTTAAAGTTAGTCCATTTCAATGTCATTTGTCAAACTGCATTAAAAGTGCTGGAGATGGAATTGACCTCTGATGACCTCGGATGCAACAGACTTTGGTTAGAATTCAGAAGTCTTGAGTTAGACATAATTTGCtgtgtagaggtggtagagggatGAGGAAAATGATTTACTTAGGATCGCGAGTATCAGGGATTTCCCTGTTCAGGGGTAGTCTGTCACTCAGGAAGGCGTTGTATCCATACATCTGAAACAGCCCCTCTGCCTCTTTCTGCTCCTCCTCTGAGAGCTCATCACCCCAGCTTGTAAACAGAGCTGAGTTGGGGTACAACTTCTTCACCACCTTCCTCTCCTTCTTGACCTCGGGAGCCTTCACAGCCTGCCCCTCTTTCAGACTGATCCCATTGTTGATTGACTTCACTGTGGACAAACATGACAGCTGCTCATCAAACGTAAATTAATAGGTTATTACTGAATAATTCAGATTGTTTAAGGCTGCCAAATCAATGAAACATAGGTGACTAGTTGAGCCACATGAGTCACTCCTTTTGATACTATACAAACAAAGCATGAACTTGTTTGCATTAGCTTTTTCAAAGTTGATTAATAAGACTTGATTTGCCTTGGAGGATTACCTTGACATAACTGTAAAAGTAAACATTGCGGAAAACTTTGGCACACAGATGTCGATAGAAAAATGTAACAAGTTTTGTGCAACAATCAACAGTATACAGGATTAAAGAACATTCTAAAATGATTATGGGccatatttgttttatttgatctaACCCTTTATCTGTTTATTAAACTCTTTATTTAATTGAGAACAGATTCCCTTCTGCAATCATCACTGTGAAGTGTGAAATAACTTTTTCTGGGATCAACTCTACATGTTGGTTTGGTCTAGATTCTAATGTGTTCTCAAATCCTCCCCTCTAAATCTGccctactatctagaacagtgtCAGACTGCAGTCCAGGTACAGTACGTGGACAGAGCTACTGCCAATTCCCTTCCAGGTAAGTCACAGTTAAATGAAGGATACTGAGACTCACCCAGCTTCTCGATGTGAGCCTCCATCTTCTCCAGCCTCTTGAGAATGTCCTGGCCCCTGGCCGATTCATTCTGATGGGCCCCCTGCAGTCTCTCCCCATGAGAATGAACCTCCCACTTAATGGATGTGATGTAGAGTATTCCAGCAGCCATGGCCAGCAAAGGGGCCAGCCCTCGAACCCAGCCTAGCCTCATCATCCCTCTGCGTGTGAGTGCTCAGCCTGGGCATACAGACAGGATagcctttctctctcactctctcactgagATCCAGGCTCGCctgaaaggagggaggggagatgtaAGACATTTCCAAGTGAACAAAAGAGAAGAGCAGTTGCAGATAgtcaatcaaaaatatattttgtttattacAAGTTGCAACAGGGAGAAAGAAACCTCCAGGATAGAAGCACAGAAAATGTCTAACTGGCCTTCTCTGAGAACACCCTTATATCCTAATCAGCGTAcaaatgttctgtaaacaccagcccgATAGGCTTGTAGGAAGTCAAAACAGAAGGCAGTGACTTTGTCAGCAGCTACAGAATCACATTGTTTCACACAATATAGTAATAATCAGTGTATCCTCTGTCCTTGTACCTCCAGTCTGGCGTCAACCTTATCAGCAGTTATGAGTTTAATCCATAACATACAGCCTCTagtctagtgaccatcaacccAAGTGTTACAAACCAAACACTGGAAATCACGTTTTTTACATTGTGTTGATCATTCTAAATTAAATATGAACTTTAGTCATCTTAAATATTCCCATTATACTGTAGCTGAGGTGCAccatcctggctggctggcactCAGTGGATGTGAGTTTTTCGTCACTCGCCTCCCCTAGGCTGTCAATCACTCACTGTCTCTGGTTTGGGTCGATGTGACAATTAGCAAATTGTCATGTAGATAATGCATAAACACAGTGCGCATTTCTGAGGAAAAGTGCATGGAAGCGCAGTCACTTATATTTGCCTTTGGCCCATGAATGTTTACCGTGTAACTTTATAGCCTTTTGTCCTGAAAAATATATCAACTATGATTAACTAGGCTATTATGAGATACATCAAACATGCGTACTTACGTAGACGAGGTGGGCACTGAAGTGGATGAAAAAATTCTGAATGCCCTACTGTTCAACACCCAACGTATTTGGCATGGGTATGCAAAGGAGCTCTCCAGGAAGGGAAACAGGGCCTGGAAGTCTGAATCATCTCAAACCAGGTAAATGCCACATTGTCTGTTAGTACTCATCATAATATCACTAATTCCCATTGATTCAATAAAAAAATCAGCACTGTAGGGTATTTCAATTTGGGGACAATAAAGTTCCTCTTATGTTAAATGAAACTCTAGATACAGTCACTACCTACtgagcacacactggttgaatcaacgttgtttcaacgtcATTTGTCAACGTATTATGATGTGGAATCAAAGTGGAAaacacattggatttgaaaaaagtaatcaaccaGTACTGTCCATCTCATTTCAACCAGCGTTGTAAACATTGAAATTAGGGTAAAACTTTAACTTAAATACATTGACTTAACCTGACTAACAGGTTGCTACATCAATCATCTGATTACAACATAATCATCAAAACTATGTATACGTTGCAATTGCGTTGAAAATTCCAGgtagaaatttaaaaaatatgttttattttattcagtTATATTGTGTGGTTGAAATGACGCTTCAGTAACCACTCCCTTTTGTGAGAAACTGGTAAATAATAATAGGCTACCTCGGACAGCAGGTAGCCAAgtgtttagagcattgggccagtgaccgaaaggttgctggattgaattcccaagccgacaaggtaaaaacctgtctttctgcccctgagcaaggcagttaacccaaggTTCCCCGGGCGCCGTAGACGTTGAGTAAGGCAACCCCCACACCTCtctaattcagaggggttgggttaaatgcggaagacacatttcagttgaaggcattcagttgtacaactgactaggtatccccctttcccgaCCTTACTCAGGAttcacatgacctcacatgtgaatccttaaagagatggggtggggctaaggcttaagagggtgttaATAGCTGTAGACTGGGGTTGAATGGCTGGAACCCAGTTATTGATATTTACTCCCCAAAACCACTCCCTTTTAAAAAATAGTAAATTATTTATATAAACATCATGatgtgaaatggaactgttaaatgatGTGCAATGTCTAAATCTGTATTCTCTACAGCCTTCTCTCTGGTCACTGCATGAAGAATCATCAACACTCAGGCTGGGGACCGACAGCCATGTAGACCcatcatctcatcatggtaacttttTTCATTGTGGCAGGTAGACCTATATTTCCTGCAGCATagtctatgctacagtaatataaagacaTACTGCACGTCTAATTACACATCTCCATCTGACTTTCGGGGATCACCTTATTTTTTTAATTctaaaattttaaaaaaaattgtgcagTTGCAGAGTTTTAAAACTCCTATATTGTTGCTTCAAATCAAGGCACTCTCTCCCaatctttctctcttttcatcaGTTCTATTCAGATTGCATCCAAAATAAATAATCCTGTTCAAGattaatacagtgcatttggaaagttttcagaccccttaaacttttccaaatgttgttacattacagccttattctaaaatgtatttaaaaaaaaaatctcatcaatctacacacaataccccataatgacaaagcaaaaacatgttttttgcaaatttattaaaataaataactcatttacataagtattcagaccctttgctgtgagattcgaaattgagctcaggagcatcctgtttccattgattatccttgagatgtttctacaacttgattggagtccacctgtggtacattcaatcgATTGggcataatttggaaaggcacacagctgtctttatggaaaggcacacacctgtccctcAACtccagtgtatgatataccattctGTAGCTCCGAGTCTCTACTTTTTCCAATGTAAAAAAGACCATTtgaaatgttgctacataagaccgaatcgaggagGTTGTTACGACTCTCGTGGGttgaagaaggagaccaaggtgcagcgtggtaggcgttcatgatttttaacctcttgaacctctggggggcagtatttcatttttggatgaaaaacgttcctgttttaaacaagatattttgtcaccaaaagatgctcgactatgtatataattgacagatttggaaagaaaacactctgatgtttccaaaactgcaaagatattgtctgtgagtgccacagaactaatgctacaggcgaaaccaagatgaaatttcatacaggaagtgagtCCGATTTttgaggcgctgtgttccaatgtctccttatatggctgtgaatgcgcaaggattccccaaggtgtttgcagcattgtgacgtatttgtaggcatatcattggaaaattgaccataagagactacatttaccaggtgtccgctcggtgtcctccgtcgaaactattgcgtaatctccaggtgcgtgcatgtttccattttgaacagaggagaaaccaaactgccacaagtgacttatcatcgaatagatatgtgaaaaacaccttgaggattgattctaaacaacgtttgccatgtttctgtcgatattatggagttaatttggaaaaaagtttgcgttgTAATGACAGAATTTTCTGGGGGTTTTTCTCAGCCAAAGGTGATGAACAAAaaggagcgatttctcctacacaaataatatttttggaaaaactgaacatttgctatctaactgagagtctcctcattgaaaacatccaaagttcttcaaaggtaaataatcttatttgaatgcttttcttgtttttgtgaaaatgttgcctgctgaatgctaggcttaatgctatgctagctatcaatactcttacacaaatgcttgtgtagccatggttgaaaagcattttttgaaaatctgagatgatagtgttgttaacaaaaggctaagcttgtgagccaatatatttatttaatttcgtttgcgattttcatgaatagttaacgttgcattatggtaatgagcttgaggctataattacgctcccggatacgggattgctcgtcgcaacaggttaataaactgaacactgcaacaaaataacaaagtagaaaaaaacaaaagcgcacagttctgtcaggcaacaaaacagctaaacagaaaataactctccacaaaacccaaacggaaagtcacaacttatatatgatccccaatcagagacaacgatagacagctgcctctgattgggaaccacacatggcaaaaacaacaaagacatagaaaacatagaaacagaaaacatagaatgcccaccctaatcacaccctgacctaaccaaaaatagagaaataaaagtctctctacggtcagggcgtcaCAGAGGTTGGTCACATATGAGAGGTAATGCACCTCAGTGAGAACAATTCTACCATCCAGATGTCTACCTCTTTGTACCCTGCTTAAATTTGGAAACAAGCTGTGTCCGCTTCAGTGACATTTCAACACATTTACACATTGATCAGCTTCCATACTCATTGTTGTAGACTACCTAAATAAAATTGAATAGTTGAAAGTAACTCCTCTAACTTCCTCTTCTTATGCAAGCTGTATGTGAAAGTACATTCGGAGTGAGGTTAGGTTTATGCTAATATGGATAAAATGGTTTGGCTAGCTAaacaacaactgtaacaatgtatttaagaggcaacaagtgctcattgtgcaactgtatttatgttttcaataaacattagAGATGAAatatgttgtcaacaatctaagccaactcca from Oncorhynchus kisutch isolate 150728-3 linkage group LG9, Okis_V2, whole genome shotgun sequence harbors:
- the LOC109896680 gene encoding probable polypeptide N-acetylgalactosaminyltransferase 8, which encodes MMRLGWVRGLAPLLAMAAGILYITSIKWEVHSHGERLQGAHQNESARGQDILKRLEKMEAHIEKLVKSINNGISLKEGQAVKAPEVKKERKVVKKLYPNSALFTSWGDELSEEEQKEAEGLFQMYGYNAFLSDRLPLNREIPDTRDPKCAKHQYPHDLPTISVVLIYLDEALSIIKRAVRSIIDKTPQRLLKDIILVDDHSSNEDLKEKLDAYISFIHEERPGLVKRVRHKEQLGLTQARLSGWREATGDVVAILDAHIEVHVEWAEPLLARIKEDRTLVLTPVFDNVHFDDLTVTRYGPAADTFDWALWCMYEPFKPEWYALKDESQPGKSPSIMGILVVDRLFFGEIGALDGGMKIYGGENVELGIRVWLCGGSVEVIPCSKIAHIERAHKPYLPDLSITMKRNALRVAEVWMDDYKHNVNIAWNIPLKDHGIDIGDVSERKKLRKSLNCKPFQWYLDNVYPMLDPLGDLLGYGALVNDQKMDLCIDQGPFPGNTPILYGCHYYGPQNCYYRASREIYIGGIRSHKYDSNRCLVDTGTRTPGLYECKVAKQKGFHMLWDFQQGKAIQNRQTKRCLEIAPGEDTYYQLIIQECSGQHWNIQNLIKDF
- the ada2b gene encoding adenosine deaminase 2-A yields the protein MSGLKKDIHNWFFQPPMTLQNKVVLPSRGRYTITLQLAAVMCCVTACGGTPDPRQRETMMHQEASRQIGGRVHLTGAEQRLDAHLRKLKEQEMAAAQFPPAFHFFKARPLIHKSPIFSLLQRMPKGAALHIHSSSLVSVDWLVKNITYRPHCYICFTWGRSVRFVFSSRRPFPTWDCLYWQLLKTLRANMVDPTGFDYSLMQNLTLFTEDPDTTYPSQDAVWERFEMAFVAIAGLVTYAPVFKDFLYKGLEQLFHDNIMYLELRTGLSSTYELDGSIHDKAWSLRTYQEVTQQFVAEHPSFLGARLIISVHRLLSVSDVKAAVKEAIQMQKDFPEFVAGFDLVGREDRGRPLWFFREALSLPAELGVTLPYFFHAGETDHEGTEVDENILDALLFNTTRIGHGYALAHHPLAKELSRNGNVAVEVCPISNQVLKLVSDLRNHPAAVLMSEGHPMVVSSDDPSLFGTTGLSYDFYEVYVGIGGLRANLGTLKELAINSIRYSSLPSQLKERGLAMWQRTWDKFISENSYSNP